A window of the Lolium perenne isolate Kyuss_39 chromosome 7, Kyuss_2.0, whole genome shotgun sequence genome harbors these coding sequences:
- the LOC127317754 gene encoding phosphatidylinositol 4-phosphate 5-kinase 9 isoform X1 produces the protein MKICLPALISYSSAGKPQISGDTMHDRADSAASDAAASAGELTLPNGDLYSGTLSCGVPEGTGRYVWSGSGCVYSGGWRRGMRHGDGTTSWPSGAVYEGEYSAGFMDGQGTRVDANSSSSYKGQWKLDRKHGLGLQAHANGDVYEGSWVHGQMEGHGRYTWANGNTYVGTMRNGLMSGKGVVTWRGTAGGGGGDSFQGNWLDGVAHGYGLYTWEGGGCYLGTWTRGLKDGKGTFSHTVPAALVDDLRMRGVLPDLSFGGTAADAEPTAAGLSRRNSGLGRPPTKKKPSLQRRRSIGVTGGPDKTMKCEDSSSSPVLEREYAQGVLISEIVLDKWSLPESSSKKLKLGLRRAAKRPGETIIKGHRSYDLMLCLQLGIRYTVGKITPIPEREVRTSDYGHQANFWMNFPKNGSKLTPSHRALDFKWKDYCPMVFRNLREMFKIDTADYMISISGSDALRELSSPGKSGSIFFLSQDDRFMIKTLRKSEVQVLLRMLPYYYRHVQTYENTLVTKFFGLHRVTPSSGRKFQFVVMGNMFCTELRIHRRFDLKGSSLGRSTEKIKIDENTTLKDLDLNYSFHLEPSWRGALLKQIEIDSEFLRNHGIMDYSLLLGFHYRARRNLQIGSSCRESILPDNLTVLSEADVAEENSVYNYQDGLILLQRGSNKNGPASVGPHIRGSRLRSSSACFEEVDLLLPGTGRLPIQLGVNMPARAEKEDKQEDGSKSLHHVYDVVLYIGIIDILQKYNMTKKIEHAYKSIKYKYNPLSISAVEPRFYSERFFKFVGTAFPENSYNQ, from the exons ATGAAGATATGTTTGCCTGCCTTGATTTCATATTCCTCTGCAGGAAAGCCCCAAATAAGTGGGGATACTATGCATGACAGGGCAGACTCTGCGGCCTCTGATGCCGCTGCCTCGGCTGGAGAGCTCACGCTGCCCAACGGCGACCTCTACTCCGGCACGCTGTCATGCGGAGTACCGGAGGGCACGGGGCGATACGTCTGGTCCGGCAGCGGCTGCGTTTACAGCGGCGGGTGGAGACGGGGGATGAGGCATGGCGATGGAACAACAAGCTGGCCATCGGGAGCCGTCTACGAAGGCGAGTACTCCGCCGGCTTCATGGACGGCCAAGGAACACGCGTCGACGCCAACTCATCCTCGTCTTACAAGGGCCAATGGAAGCTGGACCGCAAGCACGGCCTCGGGCTCCAGGCGCACGCCAATGGAGACGTGTACGAGGGCTCCTGGGTTCACGGGCAGATGGAAGGCCATGGCAGGTACACATGGGCCAACGGCAACACTTACGTCGGCACCATGAGAAACGGCCTCATGTCCGGCAAAGGGGTCGTCACGTGGAGgggcaccgccggcggcggcggcggggactcGTTCCAGGGGAACTGGCTCGACGGCGTGGCGCACGGGTACGGGCTGTACACCTGGGAGGGCGGCGGGTGCTACCTCGGGACATGGACCAGGGGGCTCAAGGACGGGAAAGGCACCTTCAGCCACACGGTTCCCGCGGCCCTCGTCGACGACCTGAGGATGAGGGGCGTGCTCCCTGACCTCTCCTTCGGCGGCACCGCCGCGGATGCAGAGCCAACGGCGGCGGGTTTGTCCAGGAGGAACTCCGGCCTCGGACGGCCTCCGACGAAGAAGAAGCCGTCTCTGCAGAGACGCCGGAGTATCGGAGTCACCGGAGGTCCTGACAAGACGATGAAATGTGAAGATTCTAGCTCCTCCCCGGTGCTCGAACGGGAGTACGCGCAGGGAGTTCTAATCAGCGAGATTGTGCTGGATAAGTGGAGCCTCCCGGAATCGTCCTCCAAGAAACTGAAACTTGGCCTCAGAAGGGCCGCGAAAAGGCCCGGAGAGACGATAATTAAAGGCCACCGGAGCTACGATCTGATGCTCTGTCTGCAGCTTGGAATCAG GTACACGGTTGGAAAGATTACGCCGATCCCGGAGCGTGAAGTGCGAACTTCTGATTATGGTCACCAAGCTAATTTCTGGATGAACTTCCCCAAAAACGGATCAAAGCTTACTCCTTCACATCGTGCTCTAGATTTTAAGTGGAAGGACTACTGCCCAATGGTTTTCAG AAATTTGAGGGAGATGTTCAAGATTGATACAGCAGACTACATGATTTCCATTAGTGGAAGTGATGCACTTAGGGAGCTATCTTCTCCTGGAAAGAGTGGGAGTATCTTTTTCTTGTCGCAGGACGACCGGTTCATGATCAAGACTCTTCGGAAATCAGAAGTGCAG GTTCTTCTGCGTATGCTCCCATACTATTATCGTCATGTCCAAACCTATGAGAATACACTCGTAACTAAATTTTTTGGCCTCCACCGGGTGACACCTTCCAGTGGTCGAAAG TTTCAATTTGTAGTAATGGGCAACATGTTCTGCACAGAACTAAGAATTCATCGAAGATTTGACTTAAAAGGTTCATCTTTGGGACGTTCTACAGAGAAAATTAAAATCGACGAGAACACGACGCTGAAAGACTTGGATCTGAATTATTCGTTTCATCTTGAGCCTTCTTGGCGGGGTGCTTTGCTTAA GCAGATTGAAATCGACAGCGAATTTCTAAGGAACCATGGTATAATGGATTACAGCTTACTTCTTGGTTTCCATTACCGAGCTCGTCGAAACCTACAAATAGGATCATCATGTCGTGAAAGCATTTTGCCAGATAACTTAACCGTTCTTTCAGAAGCAG ATGTCGCAGAGGAGAATTCCGTTTATAACTATCAAGACGGGCTGATTTTGCTGCAGCGAGGCAGCAACAAAAATGGTCCAGCTTCTGTCGGCCCACACATCAGGGGAAGCCGCCTGCGTTCGTCATCGGCATGTTTCGAGGAAGTTGATCTTCTGCTTCCAGGCACAGGAAG gcttccgatccagctaggaGTCAACATGCCGGCGAGAGCGGAGAAAGAAGATAAACAAGAGGATGGCAGCAAATCGCTCCATCATGTTTATGATGTCGTACTCTACATAGGGATCATTGATATTCTGCAGAAGTACAACATGACGAAGAAGATTGAGCATGCATATAAGTCCATCAAGTATAAGTATAACCCCTTGTCAATATCTGCTGTGGAACCTCGATTCTACTCGGAGCGCTTCTTCAAGTTTGTCGGCACCGCCTTCCCCGAGAACTCATATAATCAATAA
- the LOC127317754 gene encoding phosphatidylinositol 4-phosphate 5-kinase 9 isoform X2 — MHDRADSAASDAAASAGELTLPNGDLYSGTLSCGVPEGTGRYVWSGSGCVYSGGWRRGMRHGDGTTSWPSGAVYEGEYSAGFMDGQGTRVDANSSSSYKGQWKLDRKHGLGLQAHANGDVYEGSWVHGQMEGHGRYTWANGNTYVGTMRNGLMSGKGVVTWRGTAGGGGGDSFQGNWLDGVAHGYGLYTWEGGGCYLGTWTRGLKDGKGTFSHTVPAALVDDLRMRGVLPDLSFGGTAADAEPTAAGLSRRNSGLGRPPTKKKPSLQRRRSIGVTGGPDKTMKCEDSSSSPVLEREYAQGVLISEIVLDKWSLPESSSKKLKLGLRRAAKRPGETIIKGHRSYDLMLCLQLGIRYTVGKITPIPEREVRTSDYGHQANFWMNFPKNGSKLTPSHRALDFKWKDYCPMVFRNLREMFKIDTADYMISISGSDALRELSSPGKSGSIFFLSQDDRFMIKTLRKSEVQVLLRMLPYYYRHVQTYENTLVTKFFGLHRVTPSSGRKFQFVVMGNMFCTELRIHRRFDLKGSSLGRSTEKIKIDENTTLKDLDLNYSFHLEPSWRGALLKQIEIDSEFLRNHGIMDYSLLLGFHYRARRNLQIGSSCRESILPDNLTVLSEADVAEENSVYNYQDGLILLQRGSNKNGPASVGPHIRGSRLRSSSACFEEVDLLLPGTGRLPIQLGVNMPARAEKEDKQEDGSKSLHHVYDVVLYIGIIDILQKYNMTKKIEHAYKSIKYKYNPLSISAVEPRFYSERFFKFVGTAFPENSYNQ, encoded by the exons ATGCATGACAGGGCAGACTCTGCGGCCTCTGATGCCGCTGCCTCGGCTGGAGAGCTCACGCTGCCCAACGGCGACCTCTACTCCGGCACGCTGTCATGCGGAGTACCGGAGGGCACGGGGCGATACGTCTGGTCCGGCAGCGGCTGCGTTTACAGCGGCGGGTGGAGACGGGGGATGAGGCATGGCGATGGAACAACAAGCTGGCCATCGGGAGCCGTCTACGAAGGCGAGTACTCCGCCGGCTTCATGGACGGCCAAGGAACACGCGTCGACGCCAACTCATCCTCGTCTTACAAGGGCCAATGGAAGCTGGACCGCAAGCACGGCCTCGGGCTCCAGGCGCACGCCAATGGAGACGTGTACGAGGGCTCCTGGGTTCACGGGCAGATGGAAGGCCATGGCAGGTACACATGGGCCAACGGCAACACTTACGTCGGCACCATGAGAAACGGCCTCATGTCCGGCAAAGGGGTCGTCACGTGGAGgggcaccgccggcggcggcggcggggactcGTTCCAGGGGAACTGGCTCGACGGCGTGGCGCACGGGTACGGGCTGTACACCTGGGAGGGCGGCGGGTGCTACCTCGGGACATGGACCAGGGGGCTCAAGGACGGGAAAGGCACCTTCAGCCACACGGTTCCCGCGGCCCTCGTCGACGACCTGAGGATGAGGGGCGTGCTCCCTGACCTCTCCTTCGGCGGCACCGCCGCGGATGCAGAGCCAACGGCGGCGGGTTTGTCCAGGAGGAACTCCGGCCTCGGACGGCCTCCGACGAAGAAGAAGCCGTCTCTGCAGAGACGCCGGAGTATCGGAGTCACCGGAGGTCCTGACAAGACGATGAAATGTGAAGATTCTAGCTCCTCCCCGGTGCTCGAACGGGAGTACGCGCAGGGAGTTCTAATCAGCGAGATTGTGCTGGATAAGTGGAGCCTCCCGGAATCGTCCTCCAAGAAACTGAAACTTGGCCTCAGAAGGGCCGCGAAAAGGCCCGGAGAGACGATAATTAAAGGCCACCGGAGCTACGATCTGATGCTCTGTCTGCAGCTTGGAATCAG GTACACGGTTGGAAAGATTACGCCGATCCCGGAGCGTGAAGTGCGAACTTCTGATTATGGTCACCAAGCTAATTTCTGGATGAACTTCCCCAAAAACGGATCAAAGCTTACTCCTTCACATCGTGCTCTAGATTTTAAGTGGAAGGACTACTGCCCAATGGTTTTCAG AAATTTGAGGGAGATGTTCAAGATTGATACAGCAGACTACATGATTTCCATTAGTGGAAGTGATGCACTTAGGGAGCTATCTTCTCCTGGAAAGAGTGGGAGTATCTTTTTCTTGTCGCAGGACGACCGGTTCATGATCAAGACTCTTCGGAAATCAGAAGTGCAG GTTCTTCTGCGTATGCTCCCATACTATTATCGTCATGTCCAAACCTATGAGAATACACTCGTAACTAAATTTTTTGGCCTCCACCGGGTGACACCTTCCAGTGGTCGAAAG TTTCAATTTGTAGTAATGGGCAACATGTTCTGCACAGAACTAAGAATTCATCGAAGATTTGACTTAAAAGGTTCATCTTTGGGACGTTCTACAGAGAAAATTAAAATCGACGAGAACACGACGCTGAAAGACTTGGATCTGAATTATTCGTTTCATCTTGAGCCTTCTTGGCGGGGTGCTTTGCTTAA GCAGATTGAAATCGACAGCGAATTTCTAAGGAACCATGGTATAATGGATTACAGCTTACTTCTTGGTTTCCATTACCGAGCTCGTCGAAACCTACAAATAGGATCATCATGTCGTGAAAGCATTTTGCCAGATAACTTAACCGTTCTTTCAGAAGCAG ATGTCGCAGAGGAGAATTCCGTTTATAACTATCAAGACGGGCTGATTTTGCTGCAGCGAGGCAGCAACAAAAATGGTCCAGCTTCTGTCGGCCCACACATCAGGGGAAGCCGCCTGCGTTCGTCATCGGCATGTTTCGAGGAAGTTGATCTTCTGCTTCCAGGCACAGGAAG gcttccgatccagctaggaGTCAACATGCCGGCGAGAGCGGAGAAAGAAGATAAACAAGAGGATGGCAGCAAATCGCTCCATCATGTTTATGATGTCGTACTCTACATAGGGATCATTGATATTCTGCAGAAGTACAACATGACGAAGAAGATTGAGCATGCATATAAGTCCATCAAGTATAAGTATAACCCCTTGTCAATATCTGCTGTGGAACCTCGATTCTACTCGGAGCGCTTCTTCAAGTTTGTCGGCACCGCCTTCCCCGAGAACTCATATAATCAATAA